The Saprospiraceae bacterium genome includes a window with the following:
- a CDS encoding cell division protein ZapA, with translation MEQNDLKSIQITVAGRVFPLKISVSEEQVAQDVERELNDKITELQNLYTSRDKLDCVLMTLVTYAFDLKKISEKDNNTITEIHRKVDTLESLLQTIRD, from the coding sequence ATGGAGCAAAATGATCTCAAGTCGATACAAATTACAGTGGCAGGAAGAGTCTTTCCACTGAAAATCAGTGTATCGGAAGAGCAGGTGGCTCAGGATGTAGAAAGGGAGTTGAATGATAAAATCACAGAGTTACAAAATCTTTACACATCGAGAGATAAATTGGATTGTGTTCTTATGACATTAGTCACATATGCATTTGATCTGAAAAAGATTTCTGAAAAAGACAATAATACAATCACAGAAATTCACCGAAAGGTGGATACAC